The Candidatus Acidulodesulfobacterium acidiphilum genome contains a region encoding:
- a CDS encoding S41 family peptidase: protein MSNIKYRLIFLFSALFILSISSVNCVKVYAAAKTEHKAAVKKFNSNTVKNLRLFSKVYALIKNDYIKKEPSKKLIFGAVEGMISTLDPHTYFLTPSEFRQMKSETSGEFIGIGVKISTRKGYVVIISPIDGSPAANAGIKAGDVIEKINGISTYRMNIMEAVKLLHGKAGTSVTLLINRKGFKKPKTFVLTREKILLKSVTYMILPHHIAYVRISSFQEHTNSQLLKALKIISAKEHGIQGLILDLRNNPGGLLNQAVKVCSDFIKSGVIVYTKGRIKSQDVKYYALGKHIQPNYPIVVLVNAGTASAAEITAGSLQVHKRAIIVGTKTFGKGSVQTIFTLPDDTGMGLTTAFYFLPNGVSVQDTGVIPNFYVHSSKDFIFVKPLRKLREVDLMHHFKNPENKNIANRDKDKYKTFNVYFKKDNQFRFAYELLKSWNVIKNTGTKLN from the coding sequence ATGTCCAACATAAAATACCGCTTAATATTTTTGTTTTCGGCATTATTTATTTTATCTATATCCTCCGTAAATTGCGTAAAAGTTTATGCCGCAGCAAAGACCGAACATAAAGCCGCCGTTAAAAAATTTAATTCAAATACCGTTAAAAATTTAAGGCTGTTTTCAAAAGTTTACGCGTTGATAAAAAACGACTATATAAAAAAAGAGCCGTCGAAAAAACTTATATTTGGAGCGGTGGAAGGCATGATATCTACTCTTGACCCCCACACCTATTTTCTAACTCCCAGCGAATTCAGGCAGATGAAATCAGAAACGTCCGGCGAATTTATAGGCATAGGCGTAAAAATATCTACCAGAAAAGGATACGTCGTTATTATTTCGCCGATAGACGGTTCTCCCGCCGCAAACGCAGGAATAAAAGCAGGCGACGTCATAGAAAAAATTAACGGTATTTCAACGTATCGCATGAATATTATGGAAGCAGTTAAGCTTTTGCACGGAAAAGCAGGGACTTCCGTTACGCTTTTAATAAACAGAAAGGGATTTAAAAAACCGAAAACATTCGTATTGACTAGAGAAAAAATATTGCTTAAAAGCGTAACCTATATGATTCTTCCGCATCACATAGCGTATGTCAGAATTTCAAGTTTTCAGGAGCATACTAATTCGCAGCTTTTGAAGGCTTTGAAGATTATAAGCGCTAAAGAACACGGCATTCAAGGACTTATACTGGATCTCAGGAACAATCCCGGAGGATTGTTGAATCAAGCGGTAAAGGTATGCAGCGATTTTATAAAAAGTGGAGTTATAGTTTATACAAAAGGCAGAATAAAGTCTCAAGACGTAAAATATTATGCATTGGGTAAACATATACAGCCTAATTATCCTATAGTCGTTCTTGTAAATGCCGGAACGGCAAGCGCGGCCGAGATTACGGCGGGCAGCTTACAAGTTCATAAACGCGCAATAATAGTAGGCACTAAAACTTTCGGCAAAGGTTCGGTTCAGACGATATTTACTCTGCCAGACGATACCGGCATGGGGCTTACGACGGCTTTTTATTTTCTTCCAAACGGGGTATCCGTTCAAGATACCGGCGTAATACCTAATTTTTACGTTCACAGCTCTAAAGATTTCATATTCGTAAAACCTTTGAGAAAACTAAGGGAAGTCGACTTAATGCATCATTTTAAAAATCCGGAAAACAAAAATATAGCAAACAGGGATAAAGATAAATATAAAACCTTTAACGTTTATTTCAAAAAGGATAATCAATTCAGGTTTGCATACGAGCTGTTAAAGAGCTGGAACGTTATTAAGAATACCGGCACTAAATTAAATTAA